From a single Lolium rigidum isolate FL_2022 chromosome 7, APGP_CSIRO_Lrig_0.1, whole genome shotgun sequence genomic region:
- the LOC124674079 gene encoding probable calcium-binding protein CML13, producing the protein MSTMKGQTRRERPRARPHGLTQQKRQEIKEAFDLFDTDNSGTIDAKELNVAMRALGFEMTEEQINQMIADVDKDGSGSIDYEEFEHMMTAKIGERDTKEELTKAFRIIDQDKNGKISDVDIQRIAKELGENFTLQEIQEMVQEADQNGDGEIDFGEFARMMKKTSYGY; encoded by the exons ATG TCTACCATGAAGGGACAGACCAGGAGGGAGAGGCCCAGAGCTCGCCCCCATGGCCTCACGCAACAGAAGAGGCAGGAGATCAAAGAAGCGTTTGATCTTTTCGACACGGATAACTCTG GAACCATTGACGCCAAAGAGTTGAATGTTGCCATGAG AGCCTTGGGATTTGAGATGACAGAAGAG CAAATCAACCAGATGATTGCTGATGTAGACAAAGATGGCAGTGGATCAATAGACTATGAGGAGTTTGAGCACATGATGACTGCCAAGATTGGAGAGAGAGATACTAAAGAAGAGCTTACAAAAGCATTCCGGATTATTGACCAAGATAAAAAT GGGAAGATTTCCGATGTTGACATTCAGCGTATCGCCAAGGAGCTGGGTGAAAACTTCACCCTCCAAGAGATCCAAGAAATGGTACAGGAGGCAGATCAAAATG GTGACGGTGAGATAGACTTTGGTGAGTTTGcgaggatgatgaagaagacCAGCTATGGTTACTAG